A stretch of the Tannerella serpentiformis genome encodes the following:
- a CDS encoding TonB-dependent receptor — MRIIYLPLLMLCASLTQPAWAGTTDPTIGSEQVKPKTDAVVTGHVVDAKTGEHLPYINVVVKGTTIGVATDATGHYMLKDLPAGELTIEATFIGYKKAVKKIKTKPNTMLEVNFELEEEALAIDEVVVSATRSETMRREAPSLVNVLDTKLFERTQSTDIAQGLKFQPGVRVETNCQNCGFSQVRINGLDGPYSQILIDSRPVFSALAGVYGLEQIPANMIERVEVVRGGGSALFGSSAIAGTINIITREPTGNSASLSHQTRGLGGLNTFENTTNFNGSMVNENGRLGVTLFGQARHRTGYDHDGDGYTELPVLDGRTLGFRTFLKPNIYSRFTLEFHNTHEFRRGGDLLKEQPHNAHIAEQLEHINNVGSLGYQYFSPDGHHRFNAYGSFMKVQRKSYYGGGDRTADEIINEGKKNVEAAKDAFIAELKKKNPAITDDELEAEVKKSFLPGSHNGLTNEDMLELNKRMSSYGRTNGLTYMFGAQYAADFDRLLFLPSTLTAGIEYNHDHLDDKSGYREAPIDQRVNTKSAFLQNEWKDDRWSILVGARLDKHSMVSRAILSPRLNLRFAPSKDFTLRASYSKGFRAPQLFDEDLHVDNAGGDLIVSRNAPGLREETSHSFSASIDWYHRFGVWQLNLLAEGFYTQLVDAFGFTQKDTVIGGISQILKTRENSDGAKVYGLNFEGKIAYLNTWQLQGGLTAQRSLWNTERQWNEDDAYKTRRIYRTPDLYAYFIGTLNITRALSFSLTGNYTGNMLTGHEIPTEDDGSLTQFNGRPAATIHPDRMQHGEGQTDKTYGPRTFRTPAFFEMGARVAYNIPLYKTYTLQLHAGVQNMFNAFQDDFDRGPSRDSAYIYGPGSPRCWYAGMKLTL, encoded by the coding sequence ATGAGAATCATTTACCTCCCCCTGCTGATGCTTTGCGCATCGCTCACACAGCCGGCTTGGGCCGGCACGACTGATCCCACGATCGGATCGGAACAAGTCAAACCCAAGACAGACGCCGTCGTCACCGGCCACGTGGTCGACGCTAAGACGGGCGAACATTTGCCCTACATCAACGTCGTAGTCAAAGGCACCACCATCGGCGTGGCCACCGACGCCACGGGTCACTACATGCTCAAGGACCTGCCCGCGGGCGAACTGACCATCGAGGCCACCTTCATCGGCTACAAAAAGGCCGTGAAGAAGATCAAGACGAAGCCCAACACGATGCTCGAAGTCAACTTTGAGCTCGAGGAAGAGGCGCTGGCCATCGACGAGGTGGTCGTCTCGGCCACACGCAGCGAGACGATGCGCCGCGAAGCACCGTCGCTCGTGAACGTGCTTGACACGAAGCTCTTCGAGCGCACCCAATCGACCGACATCGCCCAAGGACTGAAGTTCCAACCCGGCGTGCGCGTGGAGACCAACTGCCAGAACTGCGGCTTCAGCCAAGTGCGCATCAACGGCCTCGACGGCCCCTATTCGCAGATCCTGATCGACTCACGCCCCGTCTTCAGCGCGCTGGCGGGCGTCTACGGGCTGGAGCAGATCCCGGCCAACATGATCGAGCGCGTCGAGGTGGTGCGTGGCGGCGGATCGGCGCTGTTCGGATCGTCGGCCATCGCGGGCACGATCAACATCATCACCCGCGAACCGACAGGCAACTCCGCCTCCCTCTCGCACCAGACGCGCGGACTGGGCGGCCTGAACACGTTTGAGAACACGACGAACTTCAACGGCTCCATGGTGAACGAAAACGGTCGGCTGGGCGTCACCCTCTTCGGCCAGGCACGCCACCGCACGGGCTACGACCACGACGGCGACGGCTACACGGAGCTGCCCGTGCTCGACGGTCGCACCTTAGGCTTCCGCACCTTCCTCAAGCCGAACATCTACTCGCGCTTCACGCTGGAGTTTCACAACACCCACGAGTTCCGCCGCGGCGGTGACCTGCTCAAGGAGCAGCCCCACAACGCCCACATCGCCGAGCAGCTGGAGCACATCAACAACGTGGGCAGCCTCGGCTACCAATACTTCAGCCCCGACGGCCATCACCGCTTCAACGCCTACGGCTCGTTCATGAAGGTGCAGCGCAAGAGCTACTACGGTGGCGGCGATCGCACGGCAGACGAGATCATCAACGAGGGCAAGAAGAACGTGGAGGCTGCCAAGGATGCCTTCATCGCCGAGCTCAAAAAGAAGAACCCCGCCATCACGGACGACGAGCTAGAGGCCGAGGTGAAGAAGTCCTTCTTACCCGGCTCGCACAACGGCCTGACGAACGAGGATATGCTGGAGCTGAACAAGCGCATGTCTTCTTACGGACGCACAAACGGCCTGACCTACATGTTCGGCGCACAGTATGCCGCTGACTTTGACCGCCTGCTCTTCCTCCCCTCCACGCTCACCGCGGGCATCGAGTACAACCACGATCACTTGGACGATAAGAGCGGATACCGCGAGGCGCCCATCGATCAGCGCGTGAACACGAAGAGCGCCTTCCTGCAAAACGAATGGAAGGACGACCGCTGGAGCATCCTCGTCGGTGCCCGGCTCGACAAGCACTCGATGGTCAGCCGCGCCATCCTCAGCCCGCGCCTCAACCTGCGCTTTGCCCCCTCGAAAGATTTTACCCTGCGCGCCAGCTACAGCAAGGGATTCCGCGCCCCGCAGCTCTTTGACGAGGACTTGCACGTGGACAATGCTGGTGGCGACCTCATCGTCTCTCGCAACGCCCCGGGCCTCCGGGAGGAAACCTCGCACAGCTTCAGCGCCTCCATCGACTGGTACCACCGCTTCGGCGTTTGGCAGCTCAACCTGCTGGCCGAAGGCTTCTACACGCAGCTCGTGGACGCCTTTGGGTTTACGCAGAAGGACACCGTCATCGGTGGCATCTCGCAGATCCTCAAGACGCGCGAAAACTCCGACGGCGCCAAGGTGTACGGCCTCAACTTCGAGGGTAAAATTGCCTACCTCAACACCTGGCAGCTGCAAGGTGGACTCACCGCGCAACGTAGCCTTTGGAACACCGAGCGACAGTGGAACGAGGACGACGCCTACAAGACGCGCCGCATCTACCGCACCCCCGATCTCTACGCCTACTTCATCGGCACGCTCAACATCACCCGCGCCCTGAGCTTCTCCCTGACGGGTAACTATACGGGCAACATGCTCACCGGCCACGAGATCCCGACCGAGGACGACGGTTCGCTCACACAGTTCAACGGCCGTCCCGCCGCCACCATCCACCCCGACCGCATGCAGCATGGCGAAGGTCAGACGGACAAGACCTACGGCCCGCGCACATTCCGGACGCCGGCCTTCTTCGAGATGGGCGCCCGCGTGGCCTACAACATCCCGCTCTACAAGACCTACACACTGCAGCTCCACGCCGGTGTGCAGAACATGTTCAACGCCTTCCAAGACGACTTCGACCGCGGTCCCTCGCGCGACTCGGCCTACATCTACGGCCCCGGCTCGCCCCGCTGCTGGTACGCCGGCATGAAGCTCACGCTGTAA
- the gmd gene encoding GDP-mannose 4,6-dehydratase: MRKTALITGITGQDGSYLAEFLIDKGYEVHGIMRRSSSFNTGRIEHLYLDEWVRDMKRQRTINLHYGDMTDSSSLVRIIQLTQPDEIYNLAAQSHVKVSFDVPEYTADADAIGTLRLLEAVRILGMEHKTRIYQASTSELFGLVQEVPQRETTPFYPRSPYSVAKQYGFWITKNYRESYDMFAVNGILFNHESERRGENFVTRKITLAAARIVQGFQDKLYMGNLNALRDWGYAKDYVECMWMMLQYERPEDFVIATGEMHTVREFCTLAFREAGIELRWEGEGLNEHGIDVKTGRSLVEVDPKYFRPAEVEQLLGDPTKAKTLLGWNPRKTSFEELVRLMVKHDLRFTRKLYLRAQEEE; encoded by the coding sequence ATGAGAAAGACCGCATTAATCACAGGCATCACGGGTCAGGACGGATCGTATCTGGCCGAGTTCCTGATCGACAAAGGCTATGAGGTGCACGGCATCATGCGCCGCTCCTCGTCGTTCAACACCGGGCGCATCGAGCACCTCTACCTCGACGAATGGGTGCGCGACATGAAGCGCCAACGCACCATCAACCTCCACTACGGCGACATGACCGACAGCAGCTCGCTCGTCCGCATCATCCAACTGACGCAGCCCGACGAGATCTACAACCTCGCCGCACAGAGCCACGTCAAGGTCAGCTTCGACGTGCCCGAGTACACCGCCGACGCCGACGCCATCGGTACCCTCCGCCTGCTGGAGGCCGTACGTATCCTCGGTATGGAACACAAGACACGCATCTATCAGGCCTCTACCTCTGAGCTCTTCGGACTCGTGCAGGAGGTGCCGCAGCGCGAGACGACACCCTTCTACCCCCGATCGCCCTACAGCGTAGCCAAGCAATACGGCTTCTGGATCACCAAGAACTATCGCGAGAGCTACGACATGTTTGCCGTCAACGGCATCCTCTTCAACCACGAAAGCGAACGCCGGGGCGAGAACTTCGTCACCCGCAAGATCACGCTGGCCGCCGCACGCATCGTGCAGGGCTTCCAAGACAAGCTCTACATGGGCAACCTCAACGCGTTGCGCGACTGGGGTTACGCCAAGGATTACGTGGAGTGTATGTGGATGATGCTGCAATACGAGCGCCCGGAGGACTTCGTGATCGCTACGGGCGAGATGCACACCGTGCGCGAGTTCTGCACCCTGGCCTTCCGTGAGGCCGGCATCGAGCTGCGTTGGGAGGGCGAGGGCCTGAATGAGCACGGCATCGACGTCAAGACGGGCCGCTCGCTCGTGGAGGTAGATCCGAAATACTTCCGACCCGCCGAAGTGGAGCAGTTGCTTGGCGACCCGACGAAGGCGAAGACCCTGCTCGGCTGGAACCCGCGCAAGACCTCGTTCGAGGAGCTGGTCCGCCTGATGGTGAAACACGATCTACGCTTCACGCGCAAGCTCTATCTGCGCGCCCAAGAGGAGGAGTAA
- a CDS encoding GDP-L-fucose synthase family protein codes for MMDKQAKIYVAGHRGLVGSAIWNNLLAKGYTNLVGRTHTELDLLDAAAVRRFFDEERPAYVVLAAAYVGGIMANSRYRADFIYRNLGIQQNVIGESFRHDVRKLLFLGSTCIYPRDVPQPMREDALLTAPLEYTNEPYAIAKIAGLKMCESFNLQYGTNYIAVMPTNLYGPNDNFDLERSHVLPAMIRKIHLARCLHEGRMDDVRADLVRRPVEQVDARTASDEELLALLAKYGIAPDAVTLWGTGTPLREFLWSEEMADACVYIMEHVDFADLKGSDPDVRNCHINIGTGHEITIGDLARLIVRTVGYGGRLAFDATKPDGTLRKLTDVSKLHALGWHHRIEIDEGVDRIYRWYTNASAEASTGASQ; via the coding sequence ATGATGGATAAGCAAGCCAAAATCTATGTCGCCGGCCACCGCGGACTCGTCGGGTCGGCCATTTGGAACAACCTCCTCGCCAAGGGGTACACGAACCTCGTGGGCCGCACCCACACGGAGCTCGACCTGCTGGACGCCGCTGCCGTTCGCCGATTCTTCGACGAGGAGCGCCCGGCGTACGTCGTCCTGGCCGCGGCCTACGTGGGTGGGATCATGGCCAACAGCCGCTACCGCGCCGACTTCATCTACCGCAACCTCGGCATCCAGCAGAACGTCATCGGCGAGAGCTTCCGCCACGATGTCCGCAAACTGCTCTTTCTCGGCAGCACCTGCATCTACCCCCGCGACGTGCCCCAACCCATGCGCGAGGACGCCCTCCTGACCGCCCCGCTGGAGTACACCAACGAGCCCTACGCCATCGCCAAGATCGCCGGCCTGAAGATGTGCGAGAGCTTCAACCTGCAATACGGCACGAACTACATCGCCGTCATGCCCACCAACCTCTACGGCCCGAACGACAACTTCGACCTGGAGCGCAGCCACGTCCTGCCCGCCATGATCCGCAAGATCCACCTGGCCCGCTGCCTCCACGAGGGCCGCATGGACGACGTCCGCGCCGATCTCGTCCGCCGCCCCGTTGAGCAAGTCGACGCCCGCACGGCCTCGGACGAGGAGCTGCTCGCCCTGCTCGCCAAGTACGGCATCGCCCCCGACGCCGTCACGCTCTGGGGCACGGGCACACCGCTGCGCGAGTTCCTCTGGAGCGAGGAGATGGCCGACGCCTGCGTCTACATCATGGAGCATGTCGACTTCGCCGATTTGAAGGGCTCCGATCCCGACGTCCGCAACTGCCACATCAACATCGGAACGGGCCACGAGATCACCATCGGCGACTTGGCGCGGCTCATCGTCCGCACCGTCGGCTATGGCGGCCGCCTCGCCTTCGACGCCACCAAGCCCGACGGCACCCTCCGCAAGCTGACCGACGTCTCCAAGCTCCACGCCCTCGGCTGGCACCACCGCATCGAGATCGACGAGGGTGTCGACCGCATCTATCGCTGGTACACGAACGCGTCTGCGGAGGCGTCTACGGGCGCCAGCCAATGA
- the dnaB gene encoding replicative DNA helicase, whose protein sequence is MAENNSNRTARKKPVVVQVSDMGRLQPQARDLEQAVLGALMLEQDAFFKVNETLKPESFYERAHRLIYQAIVDLAARQHPIDMLTVIDQLKKNGDLEAIGGPLYISQLTENVGGAAHLERHAQIVAEKFLARELIRYTGEIQGKAYDETIEVKELMQEAEGELFRISQQNIRNEAVQINPIIKEARELLERAANRKEGLSGLPTGFADLDKITSGWQNSDLVIIAARPAMGKTAFVLSMARNMAVTFKVPVAMFSLEMSNVQLVNRLIVNVCELPGEKIKSGRLEKYEWEQLEYKIKDLYDAPIYVDDTPSLSIFELRTKARRLVREHKIQCIFIDYLQLMNASGMNFGSREQEVSTISRSLKGLAKELNIPIIALSQLNRGVEARQGIEGKRPQLADLRESGAIEQDADMVCFIHRPEYYKILEDERGNSLAGIAEIIVAKHRNGATGDVRLRFKSEFAKFINLSEDQAVREYASSMNQEDAPGPAPVTAPNVEDFIAAQNDEPVPF, encoded by the coding sequence ATGGCAGAAAACAATTCCAACCGCACGGCGCGCAAGAAGCCCGTCGTCGTACAAGTCTCGGACATGGGCCGACTCCAGCCTCAGGCGCGCGATCTGGAACAGGCTGTCCTCGGTGCGCTCATGCTCGAACAGGACGCCTTTTTTAAGGTCAACGAAACGCTCAAGCCCGAGAGCTTCTATGAACGGGCACACCGGCTCATCTATCAGGCCATCGTCGATCTGGCCGCGCGCCAGCACCCCATCGACATGCTGACCGTCATCGATCAGCTGAAGAAAAACGGCGACCTGGAGGCGATCGGCGGACCGCTCTACATCTCCCAGCTGACCGAGAACGTGGGCGGCGCAGCTCACCTCGAGCGCCACGCGCAGATCGTGGCCGAGAAGTTCCTGGCCCGCGAACTGATCCGCTACACGGGCGAGATCCAAGGCAAGGCCTACGACGAGACGATCGAGGTCAAAGAGCTCATGCAGGAGGCCGAGGGCGAGCTCTTCCGCATCTCGCAGCAGAACATCCGCAACGAGGCCGTGCAGATCAACCCCATCATCAAGGAGGCGCGCGAGCTGCTCGAGCGGGCGGCCAACCGGAAGGAGGGCCTCAGCGGACTGCCCACCGGCTTTGCCGATCTGGACAAGATCACGTCCGGGTGGCAGAACTCCGACCTCGTCATCATCGCCGCCCGCCCCGCGATGGGTAAGACGGCCTTCGTGCTCTCCATGGCCCGCAATATGGCCGTCACGTTCAAAGTCCCCGTGGCCATGTTCTCGCTTGAGATGAGCAACGTGCAGCTCGTGAACCGCCTCATCGTGAACGTCTGCGAGCTGCCGGGCGAGAAGATCAAGAGCGGCCGGCTGGAGAAGTACGAGTGGGAGCAGCTGGAGTACAAGATCAAGGACCTCTACGACGCGCCAATCTACGTCGACGACACGCCAAGCCTCTCCATCTTCGAGCTTCGCACCAAGGCGCGACGTCTCGTACGCGAGCACAAGATCCAGTGCATCTTCATCGACTACCTCCAGCTGATGAACGCCAGTGGCATGAACTTCGGCAGCCGTGAGCAGGAGGTGAGCACCATCTCGCGCTCGCTCAAAGGGCTGGCCAAGGAGCTGAACATCCCCATCATCGCCCTCTCGCAGCTCAACCGTGGCGTGGAGGCGCGCCAAGGCATCGAGGGGAAGCGCCCGCAGCTGGCCGACCTGCGTGAGTCGGGCGCCATCGAGCAGGACGCGGACATGGTCTGCTTCATCCACCGCCCGGAGTATTACAAGATCCTCGAGGACGAGCGCGGCAACTCCCTCGCGGGCATCGCCGAGATCATCGTAGCCAAGCACCGTAACGGCGCCACGGGCGACGTGCGACTGCGTTTCAAGAGCGAGTTTGCCAAGTTCATCAACCTCAGCGAGGATCAAGCCGTCCGCGAGTACGCCTCCAGCATGAATCAGGAAGACGCCCCCGGTCCCGCTCCCGTCACCGCCCCGAACGTGGAGGACTTCATCGCCGCCCAAAACGACGAACCGGTGCCGTTCTGA
- the nagB gene encoding glucosamine-6-phosphate deaminase has product MRLLIQPTYEAMSRWAADYIALRINRAAPTAERPFVLGLPTGSSPIGTYKRLIELCQQGRVSFRHVVTFNMDEYVGLPEDHPESYHTFMRRHFFDHVDVAPHNIHILNGNAPDLEAECAAYEKRISEVGGIDLFLGGIGPDGHVAFNEPGSSLRSRTRIKSLTTDTIIANSRFFDNDVTQVPKTALTVGVGTVMDAREVVILANGHAKARALQQAVEGSVNQMWTITALQLHPHGIIVCDEAACDELKVGTYRYFKDIERANILGH; this is encoded by the coding sequence ATGCGCCTGCTTATTCAACCCACCTACGAAGCCATGTCCCGCTGGGCGGCGGACTACATCGCTTTGCGCATTAACCGCGCCGCACCCACGGCCGAGCGTCCCTTCGTCTTGGGTCTGCCCACCGGCTCGTCGCCCATCGGCACCTACAAACGGCTCATCGAGCTGTGCCAGCAAGGCCGAGTATCCTTCCGCCACGTCGTCACCTTCAACATGGACGAATACGTCGGCCTGCCCGAGGATCACCCCGAGAGCTACCACACCTTCATGCGTCGCCACTTCTTCGATCATGTCGATGTAGCGCCGCACAACATCCATATCCTCAACGGTAACGCCCCCGACCTCGAAGCCGAGTGTGCAGCCTACGAGAAGCGTATCAGCGAAGTCGGCGGCATCGACCTCTTCCTCGGCGGTATCGGCCCTGACGGCCATGTGGCCTTCAACGAGCCCGGTTCGTCGCTCCGTTCGCGCACCCGCATCAAGTCGCTCACCACGGACACGATCATCGCCAACTCACGCTTCTTCGACAACGACGTCACGCAGGTGCCCAAGACGGCGCTCACCGTCGGCGTCGGCACCGTCATGGACGCGCGCGAGGTGGTGATCCTAGCCAACGGTCACGCCAAGGCGCGTGCGCTGCAGCAAGCCGTGGAGGGCAGCGTGAACCAGATGTGGACCATCACCGCCCTGCAACTCCATCCGCACGGCATCATCGTCTGCGACGAAGCCGCCTGCGACGAGCTGAAGGTCGGCACCTACCGTTACTTCAAAGACATCGAGCGAGCGAACATCCTCGGTCACTAA
- a CDS encoding FprA family A-type flavoprotein, whose protein sequence is MKAVAKDIYYVGVNDRQKALFENLWPLPGGVSYNSYLIVDDKTVLVDTVDICYSDLFFKRVAKLLGGRKLDYLVVDHMEPDHAGSIRLLRQIYPDVKIIGNKQTFGMLAGYHGITDGLHEVKEGDTLDLGHHKLSFYMAPMVHWPEVMVTYEETEKVLFSADAFGTFGTLDGGVLDTDMDTDRFWSEMTRYYANIVGKYGAPVQRALKKLSGLEIHTICSTHGPVWTKQSGDVIALYDRLSRYEGLDGVTIIYGSMYGHTEQMAEDIATALSDGGVRHIAMHNVSKSHGSYILRDVFNYRGLIVGCPTYSGQLYPEVEMVLSEIKLREVKDRLFSYFGSFTWAGAAVKHLAAYAEAMKWEVVGTPVEQKQGISTEEQCIALGQAMAERLRGTNK, encoded by the coding sequence ATGAAAGCTGTTGCTAAGGACATTTATTACGTAGGCGTAAACGATCGCCAAAAAGCACTGTTTGAAAACCTGTGGCCGCTCCCCGGGGGCGTGTCCTACAACTCTTATTTGATCGTCGACGACAAGACTGTGCTCGTCGATACGGTCGATATCTGCTATTCCGACCTCTTCTTCAAGCGCGTGGCCAAGCTGCTTGGCGGCCGCAAGCTGGACTATCTGGTGGTCGATCACATGGAGCCGGACCACGCCGGCAGCATCCGCCTCTTGCGCCAGATCTACCCCGATGTGAAGATCATCGGCAACAAGCAGACCTTCGGCATGCTGGCCGGATATCACGGCATCACCGACGGGCTGCACGAGGTCAAGGAGGGCGACACGCTCGACTTGGGCCACCACAAGCTCTCGTTCTACATGGCCCCGATGGTGCACTGGCCTGAGGTCATGGTCACGTATGAGGAGACGGAGAAGGTGCTCTTCTCGGCCGACGCCTTCGGCACGTTCGGCACCCTGGACGGCGGCGTGCTCGACACCGATATGGACACCGACCGCTTCTGGAGCGAGATGACGCGCTACTACGCAAACATCGTCGGCAAGTACGGCGCCCCCGTGCAGCGCGCACTCAAGAAGCTCTCCGGGCTTGAGATCCACACCATCTGCTCTACCCACGGCCCCGTCTGGACGAAGCAAAGCGGCGATGTGATCGCCCTCTACGACCGCCTCAGCCGCTACGAAGGCCTCGACGGCGTGACGATCATCTACGGCAGCATGTACGGCCACACCGAACAGATGGCTGAGGACATCGCCACGGCCCTCTCCGACGGCGGCGTGCGCCACATCGCCATGCACAACGTCAGCAAGAGCCACGGCTCCTACATCCTGCGCGACGTCTTCAACTACCGCGGCCTCATCGTGGGTTGCCCCACCTACAGCGGCCAGCTCTACCCCGAGGTGGAGATGGTGCTCTCTGAGATCAAGCTGCGCGAGGTGAAGGATCGCCTCTTCAGCTACTTCGGCTCGTTCACCTGGGCCGGCGCCGCAGTGAAGCATCTGGCGGCCTACGCCGAAGCCATGAAGTGGGAGGTAGTCGGCACACCCGTCGAGCAGAAGCAAGGCATCAGCACCGAAGAGCAGTGCATCGCCCTCGGACAAGCCATGGCGGAACGACTGAGAGGAACGAACAAGTAA
- the lgt gene encoding prolipoprotein diacylglyceryl transferase, with protein sequence MLLDITWTADPVIFSIGPKEIRWYTLMFLIGFAVGYKIVERMFRREGLNEKWLDPLLYFTLAGTLIGARLGHCLFYNPSYYFSHPVEILKVWEGGLASHGGVLGIIIAIYFFSRYVSHRSMLWTFDKLVVPTGLVAALIRIGNLMNHEIYGHPTDLPWGFRFVKNLYAWRHGAAPIFTPPSHPTQLYEAICYLLTFVLCMWLYFKRDAWKREGLIFGIFMICIFTARFFVEFLKNYQEDFEASLPLDMGQLLSIPFILLGIYCVWRALKQPVQS encoded by the coding sequence ATGCTTTTAGACATTACTTGGACCGCCGACCCGGTCATCTTCTCCATCGGCCCGAAGGAAATCCGCTGGTATACGCTCATGTTCCTCATCGGTTTTGCCGTGGGTTACAAGATCGTCGAGCGCATGTTTCGGCGCGAAGGCCTCAATGAGAAATGGCTCGATCCGCTCCTCTACTTCACCCTGGCCGGCACGCTTATCGGTGCCCGACTGGGGCATTGTCTTTTCTACAATCCGTCGTATTACTTCTCCCACCCGGTCGAGATCCTCAAGGTCTGGGAGGGCGGCCTGGCCAGCCACGGCGGCGTATTGGGTATCATCATTGCCATCTATTTCTTCTCGCGTTACGTGTCGCACCGGAGTATGCTCTGGACGTTCGACAAGCTCGTCGTCCCCACCGGGCTGGTGGCGGCGCTGATCCGCATCGGCAACCTGATGAACCACGAAATCTATGGCCACCCGACCGACCTGCCGTGGGGTTTCCGCTTCGTCAAGAACCTCTACGCCTGGCGTCACGGCGCCGCGCCCATCTTCACCCCGCCCTCACACCCGACGCAGCTCTACGAGGCCATCTGCTACCTCCTGACTTTCGTCCTCTGCATGTGGCTCTACTTCAAGCGGGACGCTTGGAAGCGCGAGGGACTCATCTTCGGCATCTTCATGATCTGCATCTTCACCGCCCGCTTCTTTGTGGAGTTTCTGAAGAACTATCAGGAAGACTTTGAGGCCTCCCTGCCGCTCGATATGGGCCAGTTGCTCAGCATCCCGTTCATCCTTTTGGGCATCTATTGCGTATGGCGCGCGCTGAAACAGCCTGTCCAGTCTTGA
- a CDS encoding diaminopimelate dehydrogenase, with protein MKKIRAAVVGYGNIGRYALEAIEAAPDFEVAGVIRRNPQSPLPEPFRSYPVTDHLEKLEAVDVAILATPTRSVEVYAKAALALGIRTVDSFDIHTQIADLRRTLDVEAKRHGVVSVVAAGWDPGSDSVVRALLQAIVPEGITYTDFGPGMSMGHTVAVKAIEGVRAALSMTIPMGTGVHRRMVYVEIEDGYDFDTVADAICRDDYFAHDETHVVRVDSVEALKDVGHGVHLTRKGVSGVTHNQRISFDMQINNPALTGQILVAAARAAMRLQPGAYTMIEIPPVDLLPGDRDAWIGRIV; from the coding sequence ATGAAAAAAATCAGAGCTGCCGTAGTGGGCTACGGCAATATCGGGCGCTATGCGCTGGAAGCCATTGAGGCCGCGCCCGACTTTGAAGTGGCGGGCGTCATCCGTCGCAACCCCCAATCTCCCCTTCCTGAGCCGTTCCGCTCATACCCCGTAACCGATCATTTAGAGAAGCTCGAGGCTGTCGACGTGGCCATATTGGCTACCCCCACGCGTTCGGTCGAGGTTTACGCCAAAGCCGCACTGGCGCTGGGCATTCGCACGGTGGACAGCTTCGATATCCATACCCAAATAGCCGACCTGCGTCGGACGCTCGATGTAGAGGCCAAACGGCACGGCGTTGTGTCGGTTGTGGCTGCCGGATGGGATCCGGGTAGCGACTCGGTGGTGCGTGCGCTGCTGCAGGCCATCGTGCCGGAGGGCATCACCTACACCGACTTTGGCCCAGGCATGAGCATGGGGCACACGGTGGCGGTGAAGGCCATCGAAGGCGTACGCGCGGCGCTGAGCATGACTATCCCGATGGGCACGGGCGTGCACCGACGCATGGTCTACGTAGAGATTGAAGACGGATACGACTTCGACACCGTAGCCGACGCCATCTGCCGCGACGACTATTTCGCCCACGACGAGACGCACGTCGTCCGCGTCGACTCGGTCGAGGCGCTGAAGGATGTGGGCCACGGTGTGCACCTCACCCGCAAAGGCGTCTCCGGCGTGACGCACAACCAGCGCATCAGCTTCGATATGCAGATCAATAACCCGGCGCTCACGGGGCAGATCCTCGTGGCCGCCGCCCGCGCTGCGATGCGACTCCAGCCGGGCGCCTATACAATGATTGAAATTCCGCCCGTCGACCTGCTGCCTGGCGATCGCGACGCCTGGATCGGACGAATCGTGTAA
- a CDS encoding superoxide dismutase, whose product MRTIVLSIITTIISFTLMSFDMPKLPYATNALEPVISQQTIEFHYGKHLQNYVNTLNKLIEGTEYASKPLEEIVKTAPAGGIFNNAGQLLNHTLYFLQFKSPVENNKPTGKIAEAINRDFGSFEAFQKAFGDAAATLFGSGWAFLSVDQNGKLVITQEPNGANPVVRGYKPIFGLDVWEHAYYLDYQNRRADHIKAVWDIVDWDVVGSRL is encoded by the coding sequence ATGAGAACCATTGTATTATCCATCATCACAACAATCATCAGCTTTACACTTATGAGCTTCGACATGCCCAAACTTCCCTACGCAACGAATGCGTTAGAACCCGTAATCAGCCAACAGACGATCGAGTTTCACTACGGTAAACACCTCCAGAACTACGTCAACACGCTGAATAAACTCATCGAAGGCACCGAATATGCGAGCAAACCCCTCGAAGAGATCGTCAAGACAGCCCCCGCGGGCGGCATTTTCAACAACGCCGGCCAGCTGCTGAATCACACGCTCTACTTCCTCCAGTTCAAGTCGCCCGTCGAGAACAACAAGCCCACCGGCAAGATCGCTGAGGCTATCAACCGCGACTTCGGCAGCTTCGAGGCCTTCCAGAAGGCTTTCGGTGATGCCGCCGCTACCCTCTTCGGGTCAGGCTGGGCGTTCCTCTCGGTAGATCAGAATGGCAAACTTGTCATCACGCAGGAGCCCAACGGTGCCAATCCCGTAGTCCGTGGCTACAAGCCCATCTTCGGTCTCGATGTATGGGAGCACGCTTACTACCTCGACTATCAGAACCGTCGTGCCGATCACATCAAGGCCGTCTGGGATATTGTCGACTGGGACGTGGTAGGCAGCCGCCTCTAA